The Paenibacillus sp. MBLB1832 genome has a window encoding:
- a CDS encoding carbohydrate ABC transporter permease produces MTMGSKFKPLYYLIFAIITVIVLIPLVLVLFASLKPASELAASSPISLPSSLYWGNLKTAFVKGDILTGFQNTLILIVVSVVLNMILGTMTAYILNRFDFRLKKVIFALFTVAMVVPFYTTEVARFQIIKALGLYNTLYAPTLIYAGTDLLQIFIYLQFMEKISVQLDESAMMDGASYFRIFRSIIFPLMVPATATLAIIKTVEIMNDMYIPFLYMPAKKLHTLSTALMSFVGERASYWNELSAAILIIMLPTILIYLFAQRYVFAGLMDGAVKG; encoded by the coding sequence ATGACAATGGGCTCAAAATTCAAGCCGCTCTATTACCTTATTTTTGCGATTATCACAGTCATTGTGCTCATTCCCTTAGTGTTGGTGCTGTTTGCTTCTCTGAAGCCAGCGTCAGAGCTGGCCGCATCGTCTCCCATTTCCCTTCCAAGCAGTTTGTATTGGGGAAATCTGAAGACGGCGTTTGTGAAGGGGGATATACTGACTGGTTTTCAGAATACGTTGATCCTCATCGTTGTCTCTGTTGTATTAAACATGATTCTAGGCACAATGACGGCCTATATTCTGAATCGTTTCGATTTTCGGTTGAAAAAGGTGATTTTCGCACTGTTCACCGTCGCGATGGTTGTCCCTTTTTACACCACAGAGGTAGCTAGGTTTCAAATCATTAAAGCACTGGGCTTGTACAACACGTTGTACGCCCCAACACTCATCTACGCGGGAACGGATCTCCTGCAAATTTTCATCTACCTTCAATTCATGGAGAAAATCTCCGTGCAATTGGATGAAAGTGCCATGATGGACGGTGCATCCTATTTCCGCATTTTCCGTTCCATCATATTCCCGCTTATGGTGCCAGCAACCGCAACACTGGCGATTATCAAAACGGTAGAAATTATGAATGACATGTACATTCCATTTCTTTATATGCCAGCGAAGAAGCTTCACACGTTGTCTACCGCGCTGATGTCTTTCGTCGGAGAGCGCGCTTCTTACTGGAATGAACTCTCTGCGGCGATTCTGATCATCATGCTGCCGACCATTCTAATTTACCTATTTGCACAACGGTATGTATTTGCTGGCTTGATGGATGGTGCTGTAAAAGGATAA
- a CDS encoding ABC transporter substrate-binding protein, whose protein sequence is MKRKWAGTLVASVLTMSVVLSGCGSSESGTKATPTGTDTPKQAVSGNKVTIKMAMWDVNASFIDFLSAKVKEYSKVDPNVNVEVEAFKNDGDYLKAMKVRLSANEMPDFFELKPNFINDFKSELLPLDDLSTTAKNKYAKKYAVDGKVLAMPTVQFPEMVYYHPSIFKELGLAVPTTWPQFLDVLNKIKDNKKYIPYAMGGKDAWPDYPFNEFMHHLTSGDENYLSNLATAAHPFAEGTPFYKAYSKIETLYSAKVMGPDPLGVSWDQATGLFESKKAAVVAAGLWYLDTYMSKVGNADDLAAFPMPVRDSESEPLTVMTFTDHFYAINKNSKNTEAVKKFMEWFYSPAVHQQYVDKVKLGAVIDGVTANVPFLNDFYKNNKITPFLYVPGNQKYTDLINATQLDWKTVGQDMISGKKLSDISKQLDDKWNKARDAKK, encoded by the coding sequence ATGAAAAGAAAATGGGCAGGGACACTTGTAGCAAGCGTATTGACCATGTCAGTTGTATTAAGCGGTTGTGGGTCATCAGAGAGCGGCACCAAGGCAACACCAACGGGTACGGATACACCAAAGCAAGCGGTAAGCGGCAATAAAGTTACGATTAAAATGGCGATGTGGGATGTCAACGCGTCATTTATTGATTTTCTCAGCGCAAAAGTAAAGGAATACAGCAAGGTTGATCCTAATGTCAACGTGGAAGTTGAAGCATTCAAGAACGATGGCGATTACTTGAAAGCGATGAAGGTTCGTCTTTCTGCGAACGAAATGCCGGATTTCTTCGAATTGAAGCCGAATTTCATTAATGATTTCAAATCTGAATTGCTTCCGCTTGATGACCTCAGTACAACAGCTAAAAATAAATATGCCAAAAAATACGCCGTAGACGGCAAAGTGTTGGCGATGCCAACCGTTCAATTCCCTGAGATGGTGTACTACCACCCAAGTATTTTTAAAGAACTTGGTCTCGCCGTTCCGACGACATGGCCGCAATTCTTAGATGTGCTGAACAAAATTAAAGATAACAAGAAGTACATTCCTTATGCGATGGGCGGCAAGGACGCTTGGCCGGATTATCCATTCAATGAATTCATGCATCACCTGACTTCAGGCGATGAGAATTACTTGAGCAACCTGGCGACTGCGGCTCACCCGTTCGCGGAAGGCACGCCTTTCTATAAGGCGTACAGCAAGATTGAAACTCTGTACAGTGCAAAAGTTATGGGTCCAGACCCGCTTGGCGTGAGCTGGGATCAAGCCACAGGCTTGTTCGAGAGTAAGAAAGCTGCAGTGGTTGCAGCAGGGCTATGGTACTTGGATACATATATGTCCAAAGTGGGCAATGCGGATGATCTAGCAGCATTCCCAATGCCAGTTCGCGACAGTGAATCGGAGCCGTTAACTGTGATGACGTTTACCGATCATTTCTACGCGATTAACAAAAACAGTAAAAACACAGAAGCCGTGAAGAAATTCATGGAGTGGTTCTATAGCCCAGCGGTTCACCAACAATATGTGGATAAAGTAAAGCTTGGCGCAGTGATCGATGGCGTTACAGCCAATGTGCCGTTCTTAAATGATTTCTACAAAAACAATAAAATCACGCCGTTCCTCTATGTGCCTGGTAACCAGAAGTACACCGATCTCATTAACGCCACGCAATTGGATTGGAAGACCGTCGGTCAAGATATGATTTCAGGTAAAAAGCTCAGTGACATTTCCAAGCAATTGGATGACAAATGGAATAAGGCTCGCGACGCTAAGAAATAG
- a CDS encoding carbohydrate ABC transporter permease, whose protein sequence is MRKFLGNKAAILLFTLPALLLYTVIVFYPILQTFYRSTFEWDGLSEGTFIFLDNYIRLFQDSIFYTSLYNGLVFAAILAFVQIGIGTVLAFAVAEGFRGSKILRISYFIPVVLSITVVCQLWLAMYNSEYGLINKVFEALGISYRQDWLTDSKTAIFAIAFVNAWQYMGYQFALLLAAVKSVPEQYLEAARIDGASKFKAHLKITIPMLAETYKFCLVLAITGGLNAFANMFIMTGGGPGNSTYTLTYLMYRSAFRVGEFGYGSAAAAFLVIECLIVTLAINKLIARERITF, encoded by the coding sequence ATGCGCAAATTCTTGGGAAATAAAGCGGCGATACTGCTTTTCACGCTGCCTGCTCTCCTTTTGTATACAGTGATCGTGTTCTATCCTATTCTTCAAACTTTCTATCGTAGTACATTCGAGTGGGACGGATTAAGCGAAGGCACGTTTATCTTTTTGGACAACTACATTCGCTTGTTTCAGGACAGTATTTTTTATACGTCGCTCTACAATGGACTTGTGTTCGCCGCGATCCTAGCATTCGTTCAAATTGGGATCGGGACCGTCCTTGCTTTTGCCGTAGCAGAAGGATTTCGAGGAAGTAAGATTCTCCGTATCTCGTATTTCATTCCTGTCGTCCTGTCCATCACAGTCGTGTGCCAGCTATGGCTAGCGATGTATAACAGTGAGTACGGTTTGATTAATAAAGTGTTCGAAGCACTTGGCATCTCCTACAGACAGGATTGGCTGACGGATAGTAAAACAGCGATTTTCGCGATTGCGTTCGTGAACGCATGGCAGTACATGGGCTATCAGTTTGCGCTGCTCCTTGCCGCTGTCAAATCAGTCCCAGAGCAATACCTAGAAGCTGCGCGCATTGATGGGGCTTCGAAATTCAAAGCACATCTCAAAATCACCATCCCGATGCTGGCAGAAACGTATAAATTTTGCCTCGTGCTGGCGATTACGGGCGGGTTGAATGCTTTTGCCAATATGTTCATCATGACAGGCGGGGGTCCAGGTAACTCCACGTATACGCTCACGTATCTCATGTACCGTTCCGCTTTCCGTGTGGGCGAGTTCGGCTACGGCAGCGCGGCTGCAGCGTTCCTCGTCATAGAGTGCTTGATCGTGACTTTAGCGATTAATAAGCTCATTGCTCGTGAACGAATTACTTTTTAA
- a CDS encoding ABC transporter substrate-binding protein, with translation MKKMAVTLVSLLAATTLAACGSTSEPKETSSATKAPTAAATTAPAKADAKPVKLRIYAQYADEDTKTPYDYAVAELKKEMPNVELELDIQAQDDGQKLKTYAATGNLPDIFQAGLDIIDTFKKSNNILMLDEYVTKFGFKDKMQPSAMNTLVTDDGHTYAFPYAGNEVALLYYNKDLFQQNGVKVPTTYDEMMAAVKAFNAKGITPLSIFAKEKWPCVALYDMFVTRAEPGGINKLDKGTAKAEDAAYKTAAEKIIELVKAGMLPKGATNLNYDQAAALYHEGKAAMFINGQWEIEAATKALGDKAGYMYIPAADAAAYDKGKTAFSGSGGPGGYAVSANTKDKELAAKVASFISLKYAEYKFTNRSNPIVATKVDKPVVKQFPPMMEQLSKDIPKITSTTAFSWGLSNPKFKAALEDASQNLMTGNYTADQFVKDLNKAAVTAK, from the coding sequence ATGAAAAAGATGGCAGTAACGCTCGTGAGCTTGCTCGCGGCAACCACATTAGCAGCATGCGGATCCACAAGTGAACCAAAGGAAACGAGCAGTGCAACAAAAGCACCAACGGCAGCAGCAACGACGGCACCAGCCAAGGCAGATGCCAAACCCGTCAAACTGAGAATCTATGCACAATACGCAGATGAAGATACGAAAACCCCTTACGACTACGCGGTGGCAGAACTGAAGAAGGAAATGCCGAACGTAGAGCTAGAACTGGATATTCAAGCACAAGATGATGGTCAAAAGTTGAAAACGTATGCGGCAACAGGTAACCTGCCGGATATTTTCCAAGCAGGCTTGGACATCATTGATACGTTCAAAAAGTCCAATAACATCCTTATGTTGGATGAGTATGTAACGAAGTTTGGCTTCAAGGACAAGATGCAGCCGAGTGCCATGAATACATTAGTAACCGATGATGGCCACACGTATGCGTTCCCGTACGCGGGGAATGAAGTTGCTTTGCTGTACTACAACAAAGATTTGTTCCAACAAAATGGCGTCAAAGTGCCGACCACGTACGATGAAATGATGGCGGCAGTGAAAGCATTTAATGCGAAAGGCATTACACCGCTTTCCATTTTCGCCAAAGAGAAATGGCCGTGCGTAGCCCTGTATGACATGTTCGTCACACGTGCTGAGCCAGGCGGGATCAATAAGCTGGATAAAGGTACGGCAAAAGCGGAAGACGCGGCGTACAAAACAGCAGCTGAAAAAATTATTGAGCTTGTGAAAGCAGGCATGTTGCCAAAAGGTGCAACGAACTTGAACTATGACCAAGCAGCAGCACTTTACCATGAAGGCAAAGCAGCAATGTTCATCAACGGCCAATGGGAAATTGAAGCCGCGACGAAAGCGCTAGGCGATAAAGCCGGCTACATGTACATCCCGGCGGCAGATGCAGCTGCGTATGATAAAGGCAAGACAGCATTCAGCGGCAGCGGCGGGCCTGGCGGATATGCCGTATCTGCTAATACGAAGGATAAAGAACTGGCAGCCAAAGTAGCTTCCTTCATCTCCTTGAAATACGCTGAGTACAAATTTACAAACCGCAGCAACCCAATTGTAGCCACGAAAGTGGATAAACCCGTCGTGAAACAGTTCCCTCCAATGATGGAGCAGCTGTCCAAAGATATTCCGAAAATCACAAGCACAACGGCTTTCTCATGGGGCTTGTCCAATCCGAAATTCAAAGCAGCACTGGAAGATGCATCGCAAAACTTAATGACGGGTAACTATACCGCAGATCAGTTCGTCAAAGATTTGAATAAAGCAGCAGTGACAGCGAAATAA
- a CDS encoding carbohydrate ABC transporter permease — translation MSYNMQKKLIIVLFLAFPVFLLLLLLMYPTLKLIQLSLTDWNGISRTFHYVGWDNYVQAFHMPEIWKSLYHNWQYFLVHALILPLEIMIAVLLNAKLKANPFFRSIVFLPYVINGVAVAYVFSYLYNPINGPLNLFLEAVGLDAWIQRWLSDPAVVNYSLIFVSLWRYCGLHVILFLAGLQSIPEDLYEAARMDGASPMRQLWHITVPGMSRVIEIVLFLNVRGALQVFDIPFLMTQGDLPMPVRPLPYTPWIQLSNSTTMA, via the coding sequence ATGAGTTACAACATGCAAAAGAAGTTGATTATCGTATTATTTCTAGCCTTCCCCGTATTTCTGTTACTCTTGCTGCTCATGTATCCGACACTCAAACTAATCCAGTTAAGCTTGACGGACTGGAATGGCATCAGTCGAACATTTCATTATGTAGGCTGGGATAACTATGTGCAGGCATTTCATATGCCGGAAATTTGGAAATCACTCTACCACAATTGGCAGTATTTCCTTGTACATGCCTTGATTCTTCCTCTCGAAATTATGATAGCTGTGCTCTTGAACGCCAAATTGAAGGCGAATCCGTTCTTTCGCTCCATTGTGTTTCTTCCATATGTCATTAATGGCGTCGCGGTGGCGTACGTGTTCAGCTATTTATATAATCCGATTAACGGGCCACTCAATTTATTTCTGGAAGCGGTAGGCTTGGATGCCTGGATTCAGCGTTGGCTCAGTGATCCCGCCGTTGTCAATTACTCCTTAATCTTCGTCTCCTTATGGCGATATTGCGGCCTGCATGTCATCTTGTTTCTAGCTGGCTTGCAGTCTATACCTGAGGATTTATACGAAGCAGCGCGCATGGATGGAGCGAGTCCGATGAGACAACTGTGGCACATTACCGTGCCTGGCATGAGTCGTGTCATTGAAATCGTGCTGTTCCTCAACGTGCGGGGGGCTTTACAGGTGTTCGATATCCCGTTCCTGATGACACAGGGGGACCTGCCAATGCCAGTTCGACCTTTACCTTATACACCGTGGATACAGCTTTCAAATTCAACAACTATGGCTTAG
- a CDS encoding carbohydrate ABC transporter permease has protein sequence MNGIWKLRNKNPLLGILLWVYAGLSVYPLLWMIFYSLKNNNEIFVTNPFGLPTHFRFENYVDAWSKFNVPAYFTNSVLVAVATVIGTIVLSVTFSYAVARMQWRLKETARIYVVIGMFIPVQVIMIPLAILVRDFHLANTYWALIVPYIAFNISFSSMVFYGFFRSIPVELEESACMDGASIYRTFYTIILPIIKPAMATMVIFVFLSSWNEFTMALILITKESLKTLPLGLLFFQGQFTTNWGAMGAAMTIASLPTVLVYVLFSEQVEKAMTVGSAVKG, from the coding sequence ATGAACGGCATCTGGAAACTACGCAATAAAAATCCGCTTCTCGGCATCCTGCTCTGGGTGTATGCGGGGTTGTCGGTGTATCCGCTCTTGTGGATGATCTTCTATTCATTGAAAAATAATAACGAAATTTTCGTCACGAATCCGTTCGGGCTTCCAACGCATTTCCGGTTTGAGAATTATGTGGATGCTTGGTCCAAATTTAATGTACCTGCTTATTTCACGAACAGCGTGCTCGTTGCAGTTGCTACGGTCATTGGTACGATCGTTCTCTCTGTGACTTTTTCCTATGCGGTCGCTCGGATGCAATGGCGCCTGAAGGAAACGGCACGCATTTATGTCGTGATCGGCATGTTTATCCCTGTCCAAGTTATCATGATCCCGCTGGCGATTCTCGTTCGTGATTTTCATTTAGCTAACACGTATTGGGCACTCATCGTACCTTATATCGCCTTTAATATTTCCTTCTCTAGTATGGTATTCTATGGCTTCTTCCGCAGCATTCCAGTGGAACTGGAAGAATCCGCATGTATGGATGGCGCCAGCATTTATCGCACGTTTTACACGATTATTTTGCCGATAATTAAGCCTGCGATGGCAACGATGGTGATTTTCGTTTTCCTTTCTTCATGGAATGAATTTACGATGGCGCTCATTCTCATTACGAAAGAATCGCTCAAAACCTTGCCACTCGGTCTCTTGTTCTTCCAAGGACAATTCACCACGAATTGGGGCGCGATGGGGGCTGCGATGACGATTGCGAGCTTGCCGACTGTTTTGGTTTACGTTCTGTTTAGTGAGCAGGTGGAGAAGGCGATGACCGTTGGGTCCGCTGTGAAAGGATAA
- a CDS encoding sensor histidine kinase, with translation MRSFNDVLFDNVTTRAMQTLEQVSYTVDTEASRMVHTVATIANDDKLFATATTIHTQADRNQQASHEATLDLDHQLSNYFHYTSDVIAALFFYRDGGTYAYKQSLGLHEVALRQASWYGQSLRQVNKVQIFGAEDNLLPGTSGHMEITVSISPKFPDAFNNVENVYFIFRGSVLQQLLRTQVSEAGYFLVISPSGSVITSSSDELIANHTSRQTLLAQAMSEQTGNYVQSEGGKRSFVSYLTSTQTGWKYVHVMPYDQMLASVKHVYNRTMLLSTVALIVFLLASWFWVRSMAKPILTLVRQMNRVKMGNFQAQLEASGPTEIYVLGHSFNEMTLRIQELMKERKLKEEARLHAEMAALQSQIGPHFLVNTLNAIKIMALMAKAPHIQNMTESLMHLVASAFNRGGNLTTVHEELALLDDYFTIMRIRYGDRFDVYRNVDDDVGKAQILKLLLQPLVENSIVHGFHGLDRRGVIHIGVHKHGDRHLRITIRDNGNGFVQEKERTVHKLARDSFNGIGLRNVQSRIELHYGHEGKFMMSSVPGEGTNMELFLPLNEGSLGSN, from the coding sequence GTGAGGTCCTTTAATGATGTGCTGTTTGACAATGTCACGACGCGAGCCATGCAAACCCTGGAGCAAGTTTCGTATACGGTTGATACGGAAGCGAGCCGGATGGTTCATACGGTTGCTACGATCGCCAACGACGATAAATTGTTTGCCACGGCGACAACGATACATACACAAGCGGATCGCAATCAACAAGCCAGCCATGAGGCTACGTTAGATTTGGATCATCAGCTTAGTAATTATTTTCACTATACATCGGATGTGATTGCGGCCTTATTTTTTTATCGAGACGGCGGGACTTATGCGTATAAGCAAAGCCTGGGCTTGCATGAAGTTGCGCTGCGGCAAGCGAGTTGGTACGGTCAATCGCTGCGTCAAGTCAACAAAGTTCAAATCTTTGGCGCGGAGGATAACCTGCTCCCAGGTACAAGCGGACACATGGAAATTACGGTGTCCATTTCACCGAAATTTCCTGACGCGTTTAACAACGTTGAGAACGTATACTTTATTTTCCGCGGCAGTGTTCTGCAGCAGTTGCTTCGCACCCAAGTGTCGGAAGCGGGCTATTTCCTTGTGATTTCTCCTAGCGGCAGCGTGATTACAAGCTCTTCGGACGAATTGATCGCGAATCATACTTCGCGTCAAACTTTGCTGGCGCAAGCGATGAGCGAACAGACGGGAAACTATGTGCAAAGCGAAGGGGGCAAACGGTCTTTCGTTAGCTACTTAACATCCACACAGACGGGCTGGAAATACGTTCATGTTATGCCCTATGATCAAATGCTTGCGAGCGTAAAACATGTGTATAACCGGACAATGCTTCTCTCCACGGTTGCGCTAATTGTATTCCTGCTGGCTTCCTGGTTCTGGGTACGCAGTATGGCGAAACCGATTCTAACGCTAGTGAGACAAATGAATCGGGTGAAAATGGGTAATTTTCAAGCGCAATTAGAAGCATCTGGACCTACTGAAATTTATGTGTTAGGCCATAGTTTTAATGAAATGACGCTGCGCATCCAAGAATTAATGAAAGAACGGAAGCTGAAGGAGGAAGCGCGATTACATGCAGAGATGGCTGCGCTGCAATCGCAAATTGGTCCTCATTTCCTCGTGAATACGTTAAATGCCATTAAAATAATGGCGCTCATGGCCAAAGCACCGCACATTCAGAACATGACGGAGTCCCTCATGCATCTGGTTGCTTCGGCGTTTAATCGCGGGGGCAACTTGACTACGGTTCACGAGGAGCTGGCGTTGCTTGATGACTATTTCACGATTATGCGTATTCGATATGGTGATCGTTTTGACGTTTATCGCAATGTTGATGATGACGTTGGTAAGGCGCAGATACTCAAGCTCTTATTGCAGCCGCTGGTGGAGAATAGCATCGTTCATGGTTTTCATGGGCTTGATCGCAGAGGTGTCATTCATATAGGGGTTCATAAGCATGGCGATAGGCATCTGCGTATCACGATTCGTGATAACGGTAACGGGTTCGTCCAAGAGAAGGAACGGACGGTGCATAAGCTTGCGCGGGATTCCTTTAACGGCATTGGACTTCGTAATGTGCAAAGCCGCATCGAACTCCACTATGGACACGAAGGCAAGTTTATGATGAGTAGTGTACCTGGCGAAGGTACGAACATGGAACTATTCCTACCTTTAAATGAAGGCTCGCTTGGTTCCAACTAG
- a CDS encoding response regulator, producing MIRVLLVDDEPLIRLALRELIAWEDFQCEVVAEASDGQEALHLLQNKGDIDLMLMDIQMPGMDGITCLEQLRELPDVQKPTVIVLSAYSEYDYVRQAFLLGAIDYMMKTRMETKPMTVVIAKAVAGIQARMLQAEREEREQRALHTKVVEASWTAQLRGTSTQDEISIGESDAQGEQIIACVHIGASNQATTYTVPMIRQSLEGYFTQLTVLPITEQEYALMIYFGEEAAQGRHHIRNRLAEGMERIISHLKQYVNQGVSIGVSDFIQSRHEWRTAYEQAQQLAELRFFTREGRVFFPEHAALNRAQLQALGTETWNRKDLFRCIETGQPWKEELEKGFGYWRSMQTKPMKDIQKMYHGFLWELGALLHARECDWPEVLGHHEAPYETLLALTSMADVHFWLEGLVGKLAAHLDPRRLAIQQSPRLIDKAKAYINAHYHEPLSLGDVSEWVGVTESHLSKQFVKETGENFIAYVTQIRIEKAIQLMWGGMKLFEIAERVGYPNQGHFSRMFKKVTGQTPQQYRESCKLE from the coding sequence TTGATTAGAGTACTGCTTGTGGATGATGAACCGCTCATTCGGCTGGCCCTGCGAGAACTCATTGCCTGGGAAGACTTCCAGTGCGAGGTTGTGGCTGAAGCCTCTGATGGTCAAGAGGCACTGCATTTGCTCCAGAATAAAGGTGATATTGATTTGATGCTCATGGATATTCAGATGCCAGGGATGGATGGTATTACCTGTTTGGAGCAGTTGAGAGAACTTCCAGATGTCCAGAAACCAACCGTCATTGTGTTAAGTGCCTATTCCGAGTACGACTATGTTCGACAAGCGTTCCTGCTCGGGGCCATTGATTATATGATGAAAACCCGTATGGAAACGAAGCCGATGACGGTAGTTATTGCCAAAGCTGTGGCTGGTATTCAAGCTCGTATGCTTCAAGCGGAACGCGAAGAAAGAGAACAGCGAGCGCTTCATACGAAAGTGGTAGAGGCTTCGTGGACGGCGCAATTACGCGGTACGAGCACGCAAGATGAGATCTCCATCGGGGAAAGCGATGCACAGGGGGAGCAAATCATCGCTTGTGTGCATATAGGTGCCTCTAACCAGGCGACCACCTATACCGTGCCTATGATTCGGCAGTCGTTAGAAGGCTATTTCACTCAATTGACGGTTCTGCCAATAACAGAGCAGGAGTATGCGCTCATGATTTACTTTGGTGAGGAGGCTGCTCAAGGTCGACATCACATCCGCAACCGCCTGGCAGAGGGAATGGAACGAATTATTAGCCACCTCAAGCAGTATGTGAATCAAGGGGTATCGATTGGTGTGTCTGATTTCATACAGTCGCGACACGAATGGCGGACAGCGTATGAGCAAGCACAGCAACTTGCGGAGTTACGCTTTTTTACGAGGGAGGGAAGAGTGTTCTTTCCTGAACATGCGGCGCTGAATCGAGCGCAATTGCAAGCATTAGGCACGGAAACATGGAATCGGAAGGATCTATTCCGTTGTATAGAAACAGGCCAACCTTGGAAAGAGGAGTTGGAGAAGGGATTTGGCTATTGGCGATCCATGCAGACGAAGCCGATGAAAGACATTCAGAAAATGTACCATGGCTTTCTATGGGAATTGGGAGCACTGCTCCATGCTCGTGAATGTGATTGGCCAGAGGTACTGGGTCATCATGAGGCTCCCTATGAAACATTGTTAGCTCTAACAAGCATGGCTGATGTTCATTTTTGGCTGGAAGGGTTGGTAGGTAAGCTTGCAGCGCATTTGGACCCTCGGCGATTAGCCATTCAGCAATCTCCTCGATTGATTGATAAGGCCAAAGCGTATATCAACGCTCATTATCATGAGCCGTTATCCTTAGGGGATGTGAGCGAATGGGTGGGTGTGACGGAAAGTCATTTGAGCAAACAATTCGTGAAGGAAACGGGAGAAAACTTCATCGCCTATGTGACGCAAATTCGGATCGAGAAAGCGATTCAGTTGATGTGGGGAGGGATGAAGTTGTTCGAAATTGCAGAGAGGGTCGGATATCCCAATCAAGGACATTTCAGTCGTATGTTCAAAAAAGTGACGGGTCAGACACCGCAGCAATACCGAGAATCCTGCAAGTTAGAGTAG